From one Thalassoroseus pseudoceratinae genomic stretch:
- a CDS encoding DUF3606 domain-containing protein: MLESIPDIVDLSQNWLVNYWAGELGVSSEGLRHCVERVGPQVGRIQKCLSQGHRIAIQNEEGRTYLVARILLQSDGFAVSVPYHPEKQGLIIELPLDYSKDEFLVPLENSTCYTVTDTVKLSFHMNGFVQFSRGGEKPIVSGYNSQLDVVKGAGLKAPDAVSVTTGPLLGIVIQGLEKFTRLNKKDAEVFKPTDMWHHPKFSTPEDTAYHLEVFMFPKSEISSSRTIDGRRILRKNLPFWSTLIFPFDLRVVELPNRPFFLGVILSHMRPDSTGLSGYKLCGPSCGGPSEQKKSIQAIYPRPPFAEEIDCISLDYHPESDQQ; this comes from the coding sequence ATGTTAGAATCGATTCCAGACATAGTTGATCTCTCGCAGAACTGGCTCGTGAATTATTGGGCTGGAGAACTGGGAGTCTCGTCCGAGGGACTGCGACATTGCGTTGAACGTGTCGGTCCTCAGGTTGGCCGGATTCAGAAATGCCTTAGTCAAGGCCACCGAATCGCCATCCAAAATGAAGAGGGTAGAACATATCTTGTTGCACGAATACTTTTACAGAGCGACGGTTTTGCTGTCTCTGTTCCATATCATCCTGAGAAGCAAGGGCTAATTATCGAGTTGCCGCTCGACTACTCAAAGGATGAGTTTCTCGTGCCCTTAGAAAATAGCACCTGTTATACAGTCACCGACACTGTAAAACTTAGTTTTCACATGAACGGGTTTGTGCAATTTTCCCGAGGTGGTGAGAAGCCGATTGTCTCTGGGTACAATTCACAGCTAGATGTTGTTAAAGGGGCCGGATTAAAAGCCCCCGATGCAGTGTCGGTCACGACTGGGCCACTACTTGGGATCGTGATACAGGGGCTAGAGAAATTCACTCGGCTAAACAAAAAGGACGCAGAAGTGTTTAAGCCAACGGACATGTGGCATCACCCGAAATTCTCGACGCCAGAGGATACGGCATATCATCTCGAAGTATTCATGTTTCCGAAAAGTGAAATCAGTTCCAGTCGAACTATCGATGGGAGGCGAATACTTCGGAAGAACCTACCGTTTTGGTCAACGCTCATCTTCCCATTTGATTTGCGAGTGGTCGAGCTTCCGAATCGCCCATTTTTTCTTGGTGTAATTCTCAGCCACATGCGTCCCGACTCTACAGGTTTGTCTGGATATAAGTTATGCGGACCAAGCTGTGGTGGGCCGAGCGAACAAAAAAAGAGCATACAGGCTATCTACCCCCGTCCGCCGTTTGCAGAAGAGATCGATTGCATCTCGCTGGACTATCATCCCGAGAGTGACCAACAGTAG
- a CDS encoding 3' terminal RNA ribose 2'-O-methyltransferase Hen1 produces MLLTISTEHKPATDLGFLLHKHPDRFQSFDLSFGQAHVFYPEAGDDCCTACLMLDVDPVGMVRGKGRNQSFLLSHYVNDRPYVASSFLSVAISQVFGTAMGGRCKDRPELVTTPIPLTARLDVLPVRGGEGFLHRMFEPLGYTVEAVQHSLDEQFPEWGESPYYSATISGTKTLSELLTHLYVLVPVFDNEKHYFVGEDELEKLLSKGGGWLASHPEKEQITRRYLKHRSSLYRQALARLVEEELEPTEDQAVSEQSEETLEKPLSLNDQRHGVVMAAIRSSGARQVLDVGCGEGKLLRELLQDRQFEQIVGMDVSIRSLEIAQKRLKLDRLPERQAERLKLIHGSLIYRDKRLEGFDAAAVVEVIEHLDPPRLSALERVLFEFARPQTIVLTTPNREYNVMWDTLPAGQFRHADHRFEWSRQEFQDWANRVGEQHGYSVRFLPVGPEDEKVGSPTQMGVFERG; encoded by the coding sequence CTTTGATCTGAGCTTCGGGCAGGCGCATGTCTTCTACCCCGAGGCGGGAGATGATTGCTGCACGGCCTGTCTGATGCTTGATGTTGACCCGGTGGGTATGGTGCGTGGGAAGGGGCGGAATCAGAGTTTTCTGCTGAGCCACTACGTCAATGACCGGCCCTACGTCGCCTCGTCCTTCCTGAGTGTGGCGATTTCGCAGGTCTTCGGAACGGCGATGGGCGGTCGCTGCAAAGATCGACCGGAACTTGTCACGACGCCGATTCCTTTGACGGCTCGGCTCGATGTCTTGCCAGTTCGTGGCGGCGAAGGCTTCCTCCATCGAATGTTTGAGCCGCTGGGATACACGGTCGAAGCGGTGCAGCATTCGCTCGACGAGCAGTTTCCCGAGTGGGGCGAGAGTCCCTACTACTCAGCGACGATCAGCGGCACGAAGACGCTCTCCGAATTGCTGACGCACCTGTATGTCCTCGTGCCAGTCTTCGACAACGAAAAGCACTACTTTGTCGGCGAAGACGAACTGGAGAAGTTGCTGTCAAAGGGCGGCGGCTGGTTGGCCTCGCACCCGGAAAAGGAGCAAATCACTCGTCGCTACCTGAAGCATCGCTCCAGCCTTTACCGGCAGGCGCTCGCCCGGCTGGTCGAGGAGGAGCTTGAACCGACTGAAGATCAAGCGGTGTCAGAACAGTCAGAGGAAACGCTGGAAAAGCCGTTGAGCTTGAACGATCAGCGTCACGGGGTGGTCATGGCTGCGATTCGGTCCAGTGGTGCCCGGCAGGTTCTCGATGTCGGCTGCGGCGAAGGAAAGCTCTTGCGTGAATTACTCCAAGATCGGCAGTTTGAGCAGATCGTTGGCATGGATGTGTCGATCCGGTCCTTGGAAATTGCTCAGAAGAGATTGAAACTTGATCGACTTCCCGAAAGGCAGGCCGAGCGTCTAAAACTAATTCACGGCTCCTTGATCTACCGAGACAAACGGCTTGAAGGATTTGATGCCGCTGCGGTTGTTGAAGTCATCGAACACCTCGACCCGCCGAGGTTGTCGGCGTTGGAGCGAGTGTTGTTTGAGTTTGCCCGGCCTCAGACCATCGTGCTGACGACGCCGAACCGGGAATACAACGTGATGTGGGACACACTTCCGGCTGGCCAGTTCCGGCACGCAGATCATCGGTTCGAGTGGAGCCGTCAGGAGTTTCAGGACTGGGCCAATCGAGTCGGTGAGCAGCACGGTTACTCGGTTCGATTTCTGCCCGTGGGACCGGAAGACGAAAAGGTCGGATCGCCGACACAGATGGGAGTCTTCGAGCGTGGTTGA